In one Yarrowia lipolytica chromosome 1A, complete sequence genomic region, the following are encoded:
- a CDS encoding uncharacterized protein (Compare to YALI0A01441g, weakly similar to uniprot|Q16764 Homo sapiens Epoxide hydrolase (EC 3.3.2.3)) — protein MTDSLSLGYYQLFHKYAVLGDKRWHYLDIPPTSPSPALLGSGKTLMLCHGFPDSWYGWRKQIPILRNLGYRLLVPSQMGYTRSEAPLYPTPEPNEKGEYPELGLEDGTDALKDLYCYTGKFYAQCMDELLTQLGIPTVTIIGHDYGAYLGPKLYLYFPHRVEAIATSCWHYVPALKKFFAIPDFIKLAPSLSYQAYLIGDASKDFATREGSEPFLRQVFGGEGWGGSDSSVHMTEPEFQNYMTEFATGGRFLSYMVSTYKARRLTFEIEKQDFLDKGRTPESMQVDVPYLHVGAEQDMAFRPPMIKNLRKYVKPGRLDEVWIDASHWLMFEKADEFNHELVKWLDKIHGSQSKL, from the coding sequence ATGACCGACTCCCTCTCGCTCGGATACTACCAACTGTTCCACAAGTACGCCGTTCTCGGAGACAAAAGATGGCACTATCTCGACATTCCACCCACCAGTCCGAGCCCCGCTCTTCTTGGATCCGGAAAGACCCTGATGCTGTGCCACGGCTTCCCCGATAGCTGGTATGGATGGCGAAAACAGATTCCCATACTGCGCAACCTTGGCTACAGACTCCTAGTACCTTCCCAAATGGGATACACCCGGTCCGAAGCTCCCCTATACCCCACACCTGAACCCAACGAAAAGGGCGAGTATCCCGAGCTCGGTCTTGAGGATGGAACCGACGCATTGAAGGACCTGTACTGCTACACTGGCAAGTTCTACGCCCAGTGCatggacgagctgctgaccCAGCTGGGTATTCCCACGGTTACCATCATTGGACACGACTATGGTGCCTATCTGGGTCCCAAGCTGTACCTATACTTTCCGCACCGGGTCGAGGCCATTGCCACGTCTTGCTGGCACTACGTTCCTGCTCTGAAGAAGTTTTTTGCCATCCCCGACTTTATCAAGCTGGCTCCCTCATTGTCCTACCAGGCATATCTTATCGGAGATGCTTCCAAGGACTTTGCTACCCGAGAGGGCAGTGAGCCGTTTCTGCGACAAGTTTTTGGCGGCGAGGGGTGGGGCGGCTCAGACTCCTCTGTCCATATGACTGAGCCCGAGTTCCAGAACTACATGACCGAGTTTGCCACTGGTGGTCGCTTTCTGAGCTACATGGTGTCCACCTACAAGGCTCGTCGACTGACGTTTGAGATCGAAAAGCAGGACTTTTTGGACAAGGGCCGAACGCCCGAGAGCATGCAAGTTGATGTTCCGTATCTCCATGTCGGTGCTGAGCAGGACATGGCCTTCCGGCCTCCGATGATCAAGAATCTGCGAAAATACGTCAAGCCGGGAAGGTTGGACGAGGTATGGATCGACGCTAGTCATTGGCTCATGTTCGAGAAGGCTGACGAATTTAACCACGAGCTGGTCAAGTGGTTGGACAAGATTCATGGTTCCCAGTCGAAGTTGTAA
- a CDS encoding uncharacterized protein (Compare to YALI0A01452g, similar to Saccharomyces cerevisiae YHR138C; ancestral locus Anc_2.100,gnl|GLV|YALI0A01452g [Yarrowia lipolytica] weakly similar to uniprot|P38841 hypothetical protein YHR138c - yeast (Saccharomyces cerevisiae)): MKLLLLITLLLAALVSAAKYIPNKYILTFKDDSTPEATVDQVKKAIVSKGGKIGYEYSFIKGFAFSAPDKAIQYLKTTKEYANFPFILEQDQVVSLNDGESA, translated from the coding sequence atgaaactgcttcttctcattACCCTGCTGTTAGCGGCTCTTGTCTCAGCAGCAAAATACATCCccaacaagtacattctGACCTTCAAGGACGACTCCACCCCCGAAGCCACCGTTGAccaggtcaagaaggccatcGTGTCAAAGGGAGGCAAGATTGGCTACGAATACTCGTTCATCAAGGGCTTCGCCTTCTCTGCCCCCGATAAGGCCATCCAGTAcctcaagaccaccaaggaATATGCAAACTTCCCGTTTATTCTGGAGCAGGACCAGGTAGTTTCTCTCAACGACGGAGAGAGTGCCTAG
- a CDS encoding uncharacterized protein (Compare to YALI0A01463g, no similarity), whose amino-acid sequence MNHLPAELMVKIAEHLRDDFVSLSALTDTCQTTRNVLADAENDFLWKNAARDLCFYIDKSYGGSESWRMTCYRLWKVVGEPQKHWCHVEDNSVVKRYWDMRIDKGSIYTMGLKEVNTTTANADADDKMGAESDDPMNTKRRLLCGGTFANAAQLNTLDTPPHNTYDVVNRKTAPVAVLPLGNNLFGLIVKFNNSGNNMTASLTDFTTWRFDLEMESDFQVSGLVMLVHCALVDPDGTGHFVFSYTASSGIKKTLLICQTGQQELSEADLRNTELRFPPKWFVPTRSFINSFSRISASIYCLYLQTNIAIFDCETGEIWNCFHGVSNWNATVVFCGPWVVLAIDRNVYVNFLAKKLRYLPQMKETGDAETTATRQYRTPLARRVSNTIRHRFEEEDENWAVLLVKKRININRTFEDEVLLSTENTYQKYIYLHRPFQETDHVFLDVETMEGIKIAVQYGTKEVAVDEDMRVYERR is encoded by the coding sequence ATGAACCATCTACCGGCGGAGCTGATGGTAAAAATCGCCGAGCATTTGCGGGACGACTTTGTGTCGCTTTCGGCGCTCACAGACACGTGTCAAACGACCCGCAATGTGCTGGCCGATGCTGAAAACGACTTTCTGTGGAAAAACGCGGCCCGCGATCTCTGTTTCTACATCGACAAGAGCTACGGGGGCTCCGAAAGCTGGCGAATGACGTGTTATCGACTCTGGAAGGTGGTGGGCGAACCACAAAAGCACTGGTGCCACGTGGAAGACAACTCCGTGGTGAAACGATACTGGGACATGCGAATCGACAAGGGGAGCATCTACACAATGGgactcaaggaggtgaacACAACGACCGCCAACGCAGACGCAGACGACAAGATGGGCGCCGAATCGGACGACCCTATGAATACAAAACGACGCTTGCTCTGCGGGGGAACATTTGCCAATGCGGCCCAACTCAACACGCTCGACACTCCTCCTCACAACACATACGACGTTGTGAATCGCAAAACGGCGCCGGTGGCCGTGCTACCGCTCGGTAACAATCTCTTTGGCTTGATTGTCAAATTTAACAACTCTGGAAACAACATGACGGCGAGTTTAACGGACTTTACAACGTGGAGATTCGacctggagatggagagcgACTTCCAGGTATCTGGCCTCGTCATGCTCGTCCACTGTGCTCTGGTTGATCCAGACGGCACGGGACACTTTGTGTTCAGCTACACCGCATCTTCTGGCATCAAAAAGACACTGCTGATCTGCCAAACAGGGCAACAAGAGCTGTCCGAAGCTGATCTGAGAAATACAGAGCTGAGGTTCCCGCCCAAATGGTTTGTTCCTACGCGCAGCTTCATTAACTCCTTTTCACGCATCTCTGCGTCCATCTACTGTCTCTACTTGCAGACCAATATTGCCATTTTTGACTGTGAGACGGGCGAGATCTGGAACTGTTTCCACGGGGTGAGCAACTGGAACGCGACTGTGGTCTTTTGTGGTCCCTGGGTGGTTTTGGCGATCGATAGAAACGTCTACGTGAATTTTCTGGCCAAGAAACTGCGCTATTTGCCCCAAATGAAGGAGACGGGGGATGCAGAGACAACCGCGACACGTCAGTATCGCACTCCACTTGCCCGACGAGTGTCCAACACTATCAGACACCGGtttgaagaggaggacgaaaACTGGGCGGTTTTGCTGGTCAAGAAACGTATCAACATCAACCGCACATTTGAGGACGAGGTTTTGTTGAGCACGGAGAACACGTACCAAAAGTACATTTACCTTCACAGACCTTTCCAAGAAACGGATCATGTGTTTCTGGATGTTGAGACCATGGAGGGCATTAAAATTGCTGTTCAGTATGGCACCAAGGAGGTTGCTGTGGACGAGGACATGAGGGTTTACGAGAGGAGATGA
- a CDS encoding uncharacterized protein (Compare to YALI0A01485g, similar to uniprot|Q02899 Saccharomyces pastorianus NADPH dehydrogenase 1 (EC 1.6.99.1) (Old yellow enzyme 1)) — translation MPSNLFTPIQVGNCHLLNRIVFAPLTRCRNVKTVPSDLQVTHYAQRGQDPGTLLISEATMISEKSGGYLGHENLPGIWSSEQTEGWRKVVQAVHDAKSFMFIQLWDLGRASDPETIKALGYDRVSASDHYTEDGKNFVRGLEVKEIKERVDFYVQAAQNAIQAGADGVEIHAANGYLPDQFLRWNTNTRNDEYGGSVEKRARFVFEIVAAVVAQVGQKKTGIRLSPWTRFGDMAVDEHKSREQFEYVVTQLQTQYPDLAYIHVIEGRTDGHQDLEVPQWMNNDWIQNIWKGPIIRAGGYTPESAVAEAQTNDRTLVAFGRMFTSNPDLVDRVRHGKALTKYDRSTFYTQTGEGYVDWKNAD, via the coding sequence ATGCCGTCAAACCTGTTTACGCCTATCCAAGTTGGCAATTGCCATCTGCTCAACCGCATCGTGTTTGCGCCATTGACTCGGTGCAGAAACGTCAAGACTGTGCCTTCCGATCTGCAAGTGACCCATTATGCCCAGCGCGGCCAAGATCCGGGCACCCTGCTGATCTCAGAGGCTACAATGATCTCGGAAAAGTCCGGAGGATACCTGGGTCACGAGAACCTGCCTGGAATTTGGTCTTCCGAGCAAACCGAAGGCTGGAGAAAGGTAGTCCAGGCCGTCCACGATGCCAAATCGTTCATGTTCATCCAATTGTGGGACCTGGGACGGGCTTCTGACCCCGAAACTATCAAGGCGCTCGGCTACGACCGAGTTTCAGCCTCTGATCACTACACCGAAGACGGAAAGAACTTTGTGCGCGGCCTGGAAGTGAAGGAAATCAAGGAACGGGTGGATTTTTATGTCCAGGCTGCCCAGAACGCCATCCAGGCGGGCGCTGACGGAGTGGAAATCCACGCTGCCAACGGATACCTGCCAGACCAGTTCCTGAGATGGAACACAAACACTAGAAACGACGAATATGGAGGCTCGGTGGAGAAGCGAGCCCGGTTCGTGTTTGAGATTGTGGCCGCTGTGGTGGCTCAAGTCggacagaagaagacaggTATCAGACTGAGTCCCTGGACGCGGTTTGGAGACATGGCTGTGGACGAGCacaagtcacgtgaacagTTTGAGTACGTGGTCACCCAACTCCAGACCCAGTACCCCGATCTGGCGTACATTCATGTGATCGAGGGACGAACAGATGGCCATCAGGACCTCGAGGTTCCCCAGTGGATGAACAATGACTGGATCCAGAATATCTGGAAGGGTCCTATTAttcgagctggaggatATACTCCCGAGAGTGCTGTTGCCGAGGCTCAGACTAACGATCGGACCCTGGTGGCTTTTGGACGGATGTTCACTTCGAATCCTGATCTTGTTGATAGAGTCCGTCATGGCAAGGCTCTCACCAAGTACGACAGAAGTACTTTCTACACTCAGACCGGTGAGGGTTATGTTGATTGGAAGAACGCCGACTAG
- a CDS encoding uncharacterized protein (Compare to YALI0A01650g, similar to uniprot|Q6CDB7 Yarrowia lipolytica YALI0C01925g Unknown function) has protein sequence MADNQEMAETRETRNTTDTTMTRTRTTRTRTTRTGTTRTKKQTKTPKNPKPIGGKRTECTREDFEDEIKDRIVAQCSLKDVGIFYIVLCERKGPGWLSVCLQFYNDEEGVVHRSGVLGWWRRKPKTGATCFAIDQNTFLFDSTLLLLDANWETCSSRRFSAQTRLGMAHFLTKQTSVHSTGLSRIRNTAGSDFKLMSEEGETVEVHKAVLQGVWPFFRDMLRVKQENEPQHRIKLPMPKSTLDVLMSYLYGEELQMEFHDAANLILNARMYNLPELLELAKTKVKSEPMDFQQALLLWQKSFRAQDEQVRDHASARIQQLMPAVDDFKREIQHLEKDELVALFSDVSVAMAGKMRAE, from the coding sequence ATGGCTGATAATCAAGAGATGGCAGAAACGCGAGAGACACGAAATACGACGGATACGACAatgacgaggacgagaacgacaagaacgagAACTACAAGAACGGGAACGACAAGAACGAAAAAACAGACCAAAACACCAAAGAACCCGAAACCAATCGGGGGAAAACGGACAGAATGCACCAGAGAGGATTTTGAGGACGAAATAAAAGACAGGATTGTCGCCCAATGCTCACTCAAAGACGTGGGAATCTTCTACATTGTTCTTTGCGAGAGAAAAGGCCCCGGCTGGCTCAGTGTATGTCTGCAGTTCTACAACGACGAAGAAGGAGTGGTGCATCGATCCGGAGTACTgggttggtggagaagaaaacCAAAAACGGGCGCCACCTGTTTCGCCATTGACCAAAACACCTTTCTTTTTGACAGCACGTTGCTCTTACTGGACGCCAATTGGGAGACCTGTTCCTCACGCCGATTCAGCGCACAGACCAGATTGGGCATGGCCCACTTTCTCACCAAGCAGACCTCGGTTCACTCCACGGGACTGTCTCGCATCAGAAATACCGCGGGCTCGGATTTCAAGCTCATGAGCGAAGAGGGAGAGACCGTGGAGGTCCACAAGGCCGTTTTGCAGGGAGTATGGCCTTTCTTTCGAGATATGCTGCGTGTGAAGCAGGAAAACGAACCTCAGCATCGGATCAAGTTGCCCATGCCCAAAAGCACGCTTGACGTGCTGATGAGCTATCTGTACGGAGAAGAGCTGCAAATGGAGTTTCACGATGCCGCCAATCTCATTCTCAATGCGCGAATGTACAATCTgcccgagctgctggagttgGCCAAAACCAAGGTCAAGAGTGAACCCATGGACTTTCAGCAAGCGCTGTTATTGTGGCAGAAGAGCTTCAGGGCACAGGATGAACAGGTCCGAGACCACGCTTCCGCCAGAATCCAGCAGCTTATGCCTGCGGTGGACGATTTCAAGCGCGAGATACAGCATCTTGAGAAGGATGAACTGGTCGCGTTGTTTTCTGATGTCTCGGTCGCCATGGCTGGTAAGATGAGGGCTGAGTAG
- a CDS encoding uncharacterized protein (Compare to YALI0A01716g, weakly similar to uniprot|Q6C797 Yarrowia lipolytica YALI0E02596g), with protein sequence MAQIRLKSTPMSPKSRHAPKLTTQELFMAAERRRVLWIKSDDQGAGAGKVVKRSSRREKRLDLEKLSKTGLIETHVEELGAFDRGSENVTGEPPLGTMRTKQQEKDTSIIAEHKVSKFALGHTTDTSVGEGADPSTDTIGGTAKVKIEEDTNLDTITTAEINRESALLTSKVAAKRLVAVDYNHVPFFPEEGALAKTFLKEDGHSRQFFIVTPWSEASVRIHTNLRSLIASAGGVVVDEPNKDTFNITYDQNTVIPESYSCFNNWYTPDLVFRCTDCMSFDEDIVSSEIIGAPNFDSKQKKETGAVCTDLPTLEWDSDDLCEPRHLLPLLGTSDRRVKRLQKRLPLCDWNQSRKRSKNSPDQAMATMERRVDYPWTPEYTTQTFERDLPRNREIWNYHRYNDDINDLLGVVSKANTRKDVIKVYDLYCGKLDKVVTFLHKTEALDEKMRLERLKADEEAWSENDDAYLKSDNSQLLQKFTRRQIIRRRKFLKTKKQAKYVEDWVDKYGCYFGGKATSTSSQNR encoded by the coding sequence ATGGCACAAATACGGCTGAAATCGACTCCAATGTCTCCAAAATCCCGACACGCGCCAAAACTCACGACCCAAGAGCTTTTTATGGCAGCGGAAAGAAGACGAGTTTTGTGGATCAAGTCTGatgaccaaggagcaggagcaggaaaaGTGGTgaagaggagcagcaggagggAAAAACGGTTGGACTTGGAGAAACTGTCAAAGACCGGGCTCATTGAGACTCACGTGGAAGAATTGGGTGCATTTGATCGAGGGTCCGAGAATGTGACTGGAGAACCACCGCTAGGCACCATGAGGaccaagcagcaggagaaAGATACATCTATCATTGCCGAGCACAAAGTGTCCAAATTCGCCTTAGGCCACACAACTGATACCTCTGTCGGGGAAGGTGCTGATCCAAGTACTGATACTATTGGTGGTACGGCCAAGGTCAAAATAGAGGAGGATACCAATCTCGATACAATAACCACAGCTGAGATCAACAGAGAGTCCGCATTATTGACTTCAAAGGTCGCTGCTAAGAGATTGGTAGCCGTGGATTACAACCACGTTCCCTTTTTTCCAGAGGAAGGAGCTCTCGCCAAGACGTTTCTAAAGGAAGATGGTCACAGCAGGCAGTTCTTCATTGTGACTCCTTGGTCAGAAGCCTCCGTCAGAATCCACACCAATCTCAGATCCCTTATTGCttcagctggaggagtagTTGTCGATGAGCCCAATAAAGACACATTCAACATCACCTATGACCAAAATACTGTGATTCCCGAGTCCTACAGCTGCTTCAACAATTGGTACACTCCGGATCTCGTGTTCAGATGCACAGATTGCATGTCTTTCGACGAGGATATCGTTTCTTCCGAGATTATTGGAGCTCCTAATTTCGATTCCAAGCAGAAGAAAGAGACAGGGGCCGTGTGCACTGACTTGCCGACTTTGGAGTGGGATTCTGACGACCTGTGTGAGCCACGACATCTCTTGCCTCTCCTGGGGACCAGCGACAGGAGAGTGAAGCGGTTGCAAAAGAGACTACCCCTGTGCGATTGGAATCAGAGCAGAAAAAGGTCGAAAAACAGCCCAGATCAAGCTATGGCCACCATGGAACGCCGTGTCGACTATCCATGGACTCCTGAATACACAACCCAGACTTTTGAAAGAGATCTGCCTCGAAATCGCGAGATCTGGAACTACCACAGGTACAATGATGACATCAAcgaccttcttggcgtAGTTTCCAAAGCAAACACCAGGAAGGATGTCATCAAGGTGTATGATTTATACTGTGGAAAACTTGACAAGGTGGTTACCTTTTTACACAAGACTGAAGCgctggacgagaagatgagACTGGAACGGCTCAAGGCAGACGAGGAGGCATGGTCTGAGAACGACGACGCATATTTGAAGAGCGACAACTCGCAATTGTTGCAAAAGTTCACTCGGCGGCAGATTATCAGAAGGAGAAAGTTTCTGAAGACGAAGAAACAGGCCAAATACGTTGAAGACTGGGTTGACAAGTATGGATGTTACTTTGGAGGAaaagctacaagtacaagttcaCAGAACAGATAG
- a CDS encoding uncharacterized protein (Compare to YALI0A01738g, similar to Saccharomyces cerevisiae GIM3 (YNL153C); ancestral locus Anc_2.101, similar to uniprot|P53900 Saccharomyces cerevisiae YNL153c GIM3 Gim complex), giving the protein MRMLDEGTEVKDVEVLREDQDRINRFSSLNTQMDHLEDDEKESSTSKEYLDDLIMEMELMDEDETVKFKIGDAFVDIPQSEAMVRLEKQQEEVDAKLDKTQSRMAEIRDEMEELKKHLYAKFGNSISLER; this is encoded by the coding sequence CTCGACGAAGGAaccgaggtcaaggacgtggaaGTTCTGAGGGAGGACCAGGACCGAATTAACcgcttctcttctctcaacaCCCAGATGGACCATCTTGAGGACGATGAGAAGGAGTCGTCGACCAGCAAAGAGTACCTGGACGATCTGatcatggagatggagctgatggacgaggacgagacCGTCAAGTTCAAGATTGGCGACGCCTTTGTGGACATTCCCCAGAGTGAAGCCATGGTGCGACTAgagaagcagcaggaggaagTGGACGCCAAGCTCGACAAGACCCAGAGCAGGATGGCCGAGATTCGagacgagatggaggagctcaagaagcatTTGTATGCCAAGTTTGGCAACTCCATTTCTCTTGAGAGATAG